From the genome of Terriglobales bacterium:
TTCCCTCTGCGAACTCTGCGTTCTCTGCGGTAAAATAAAAGATTCGTCAGGAGTCCCGAAAATGCTCTGGGCGAAGGTCTGTACAGCGAAGGAACTATGCCGAAACTGAAGACGCACAGTGGAGCCGCCAAGCGGTTCAAGAAGACGGGGACGGGGAAGATCAAGCGCGGACACGCTTTCAAGCGCCACATCCTGACCTCCAAGGGCACCAAGCGCAAGCGCCAGCTCGATACCGATACCATGGTCGATCCGGCGGATGCGCGCAAGATCAAGCGGATGATCCCATACTAGCCGTGAGCCCCGAGCCGTGAGCTCAAGGCTCAGTGCTCAAGGCTCCAAGCGTGTGAAGAGGCGAGACCACAACTCCTGCCTCCAGCCGCGAGGCCGCGAAAGCGGCCAACATTGCCCGGTCGAGGGCGGCCGGGCTACAAAAGACAGAAAAGGAGAAGCACCATGCCTCGCGTAAAACGCGGCACCAAGCGCCGCGCCAAGAGAAAAAGGATATTGGAACAGGCGTCAGGATATTTCCTGACCAAGTCGAAGCTCTACCGCTCGGCGAAGGAGTCGGTGGAGCGGGCGCTGAAGTTCGCCTATGCCGGACGCCGCCAGAAGAAGCGCCAGTACCGCTCACTGTGGATCGTGCGCATCGGCGCCGCCGCCAAGCAGAACGGGATGAGCTATTCGCAGTTCATCAACGGGCTGAAGAAGAGCGGGATGGAGCTGGACCGCAAGGTGCTGGCC
Proteins encoded in this window:
- the rplT gene encoding 50S ribosomal protein L20, with the translated sequence MPRVKRGTKRRAKRKRILEQASGYFLTKSKLYRSAKESVERALKFAYAGRRQKKRQYRSLWIVRIGAAAKQNGMSYSQFINGLKKSGMELDRKVLADIAVKDPAGFKGLTEQARAALAS
- the rpmI gene encoding 50S ribosomal protein L35; translated protein: MPKLKTHSGAAKRFKKTGTGKIKRGHAFKRHILTSKGTKRKRQLDTDTMVDPADARKIKRMIPY